From a single Silene latifolia isolate original U9 population chromosome 6, ASM4854445v1, whole genome shotgun sequence genomic region:
- the LOC141587111 gene encoding secretory carrier-associated membrane protein 4: MSSHQDDVNPFANGSSATGSKFRLPTFGFGQKHDATDDVPLDTMNGSKNREKEIADWEADLKRRESDIKRREEAVSRANIPATEEKNWPPLVPIIHHDIANEIPVHAQKLQYLAFASWLGIILCLVFNIVAITVCWIRGGGVKIFFLATIYALLGVPLSYVLWYRPLYRAMREDSAFKFGWFFMTYLLHILFCIFAAIAPPIVFHGESLTGILAAITVFPHHALVGIFYLIGFALFCLETLLSLWVLQKVYMYFRGHK; this comes from the exons ATGTCTTCTCATCAAGATGACGTTAACCCTTTTGCT AATGGTTCATCGGCTACTGGCTCCAAGTTCCGTCTCCCAACTTTCGGTTTTGGGCAGAAACATGATGCCACTGATGATGTACCTTTGGATACAATGAAT GGTTCAAAGAATAGAGAAAAAGAAATTGCTGACTGGGAAGCTGATCTCAAAAGAAGAGAATCG GACATCAAGAGGAGAGAAGAAGCTGTTTCTAGAG CTAACATACCCGCCACAGAAGAGAAAAATTGGCCACCTCTCGTACCGATCATACACCATGATATAGCCAATGAAATTCCTGTTCATGCCCAGAAGTTACAGTATTTGGCATTTGCAAGTTGGTTAG GAATAATCCTTTGTCTTGTGTTCAATATAGTTGCAATCACTGTCTGTTGGATTCGTGGAGGAG GCGTCAAAATATTTTTTCTTGCGACAATATATGCTCTACTTGGTGTTCCGTTGTCGTATGTGCTGTGGTACAGACCACTTTATCGGGCAATGAG GGAGGACAGTGCCTTTAAGTTTGGCTGGTTTTTCATGACTTACCTG TTGCATATTCTTTTTTGTATCTTTGCTGCAATTGCCCCTCCGATTGTGTTTCATGGGGAGTCACTGAC GGGCATCCTTGCAGCCATCACTGTGTTCCCTCATCATGCCTTGGTTGGG ATTTTCTACTTAATTGGGTTTGCCTTATTTTGCTTGGAGACACTTTTGAGCTTGTGGGTTCTTCAG AAAGTATACATGTATTTCCGAGGGCACAAGTAA